The Chloracidobacterium sp. DNA segment ACGGCGAGGATGGCGGCCTGCGGTGGGTTGACGATGGCGTTGAAGGCATCCACGCCATACATGCCGAGGTTGCTGAGGGTGAAGGTGCCGCCGGACAGCTCGTCCGGGGACAGCCGGCCGGCCTGCGCGCGCTCGATCAGCGAGCGGCGGCGCGCCGCCAGCTGCTCCAGCGTTTGCCCATCGGCGTTG contains these protein-coding regions:
- a CDS encoding 2-oxo acid dehydrogenase subunit E2, translating into NADGQTLEQLAARRRSLIERAQAGRLSPDELSGGTFTLSNLGMYGVDAFNAIVNPPQAAILAVGRIADRVAPVNGQPAVLPMLTLTLSCDHRVADGARAAQFLQTLVEALEEPLHLLE